In the Solanum pennellii chromosome 5, SPENNV200 genome, one interval contains:
- the LOC114077217 gene encoding heavy metal-associated isoprenylated plant protein 2-like, with amino-acid sequence MSGQKVCMVMRVNLDCPCCKKMRRIILRMKEIEMHLIEKQEKRISIMGRLDPADTAIRIRKKMNRRVDILDIQLPQQPDPDPDQMHQQPT; translated from the exons ATGTCAGGACAG AAGGTATGCATGGTGATGCGGGTTAATCTAGATTGCCCTTGTTGTAAGAAAATGAGAAGAATAATTCTGCGAATGAAAG AAATAGAGATGCACCTGATTGAGAAGCAAGAGAAGAGAATAAGCATAATGGGAAGGTTAGATCCGGCAGATACAGCCATaagaataaggaaaaaaatgaacCGGAGAGTAGACATTTTGGACATTCAATTACCCCAACAACCTGACCCTGACCCTGACCAGATGCATCAGCAACCCACGTAA